The Grus americana isolate bGruAme1 unplaced genomic scaffold, bGruAme1.mat scaffold_633, whole genome shotgun sequence genome segment AACATCGACAAGGTAGGAGGCACCGCCCCCTTCCCAGCATGCTCCGGGGcaaggggggtgtgtgtgtgtgtgtgtgtgtgtgtgtgaccaGAGGGGGAGCTCCCCCAGCATCCCATAATGCCTTGAGGAGGTCTTTCAGCATCCCATAATGCCATGGGACAGTCCCCCACCATCCCGTAATGCCCTGAGCAGGTCCTTCAGCATCCCACAATGCCATGGGGAGCTCCTCTACCATCCCGTAATGCCCTGGGGCAGTCCCCCAGCATCCCATAATGCCCTGGGGAGCTCCCCCAGCATCCCGTAATGCCTTGGAGAGTTCCCCCACCATCCCACAATGCCCTGAGCAGGTCCTTCAGCATCCCATAATGCCTTGGGGAGCTCCCCCAGTATCCCACAATGCCCTGGGGAGGTCCTTCAGCATCCCATAATACCCCGGGGCCAGTCCCCCACCATCCCACAATACCCCGGGGCAGGTGGAGCGGATCaaggagctggtggaggagaaggaggggatcccccccagcagcagcgccTCACCTATGGGGGGAAGCATATGTGAGGGGtggggcctggggagggggggcggggcctgaggAGGGGGCGTGGTCTGGGTGGGGGCATGGTCTCTGTGGGGGCGTGGTCTGGgtgggtgggagcagggagtgGGGTTTGTGGGGGGGTGTGGCCTGTAAGGGGGAGGAGCTTTTTTGTGGTGGGCGTGGCCTGTGTGGGGGGTGTGGCTTGTGTGTGGGCGGGGCCTTTGGGGTGAATGAAAGGGGGTGTGGCTGGAGGGGCGGGGCCAAGCGTGCCCTTTGACCctaccaccccccacccccctttttttttaaaaaaggaacgACAAGAAGATGGTGGCCAACTACAAGATCCAGCATGGCTCCGTCCTCCATCTTGTGTTGGCCctgcggggggggcggggcggggcagtgagggggcggagggggcggggcctgcaCCAAAAGCCGCCCCTCTCCCTCAGCCCCGCCTgtgagggggtggggagagcccagccctgccctcccggTCCCGCCCCTTTCTAAAGTTTTCCTCCCTCGCATGCTCCCCTGTTTAATAAAGTTTCTTTGTGATGTCATGCCGGCAGCCTGTGATGTCATTTGATgcgggtttggggggggggggggagaaagggacaAGCGCGCGGCATCGCCCTTTTAAGGGACTCTGTTGTGGGGCCCACCCCCTCGGCCCCTCCCCTTTAGAATCCCTCCCGGCCGCTTGGCgttgccctttaaaaaaaaaaaaaccaaacggGCCTTGTGACTCC includes the following:
- the LOC129200887 gene encoding LOW QUALITY PROTEIN: NEDD8-like (The sequence of the model RefSeq protein was modified relative to this genomic sequence to represent the inferred CDS: inserted 1 base in 1 codon): MLIKVKTLSGKELEINIDKVERIKELVEEKEGXPPQQQRLTYGGKHMNDKKMVANYKIQHGSVLHLVLALRGGRGGAVRGRRGRGLHQKPPLSLSPASCDVI